In Candidatus Electrothrix scaldis, the genomic window TAGCCTCCACATCGCCCCTGCAAAGCGGCCTGACCAGCGCCTTGGAAGCGATGGGAGATCTGTTTGTCAGCACCGCTATTGCTCAGGACAGCACAGACAGTACAAATACCGATAGCACCGATAGCACTGACTCAGACACCGAGGATAGCGATTTTCTGGAAGAGGGCGATACAGACGAGGGCTCTGGTACTGGGAAATTCACCACCAAGTTGAAAGACCTGAAGCCGGGCACCTTTTTCTATGCCCGTGCCTATGCCGTGGTTGATGGAACCACCTATTACGGCAACCAAATCGGTTTCCAAACCGCAGACTCCTGCTTTGTGGCCACCGCAGCCTATGGCTCTCTGTTCCATCCCTCAGTCAAGATCCTCCGGGATTTCCGGGATCATTTTATGTTGCATAACCCGGTGAGCCGCGCGCTGGTGCGTATGTACTACCATTACTCACCACCCATCGCTGATATGATCCGCAACAGCAACGTCCTGCGTCCCATGACCCGTGCCCTGTTGATGCCTATTGTCGGCTCAGCCTGGCTGACTATGCATTTTGGTTGGCTGTGGTTGCTCCTGCCGGTTGCGGCTCTGGCTTTGTTGAGTTGGTTCGGAATGCAGACGCTGCACAAGGAAGAGGAAAAAGTTGCGTAAGAGGATAATGGCCTTGAGGCGTGCTGAACATGGATGCAGGAGGCCCTGACCGCAACCATTGGACGAACTTTTTGACTGAGAAGGTTATACAGAGCCCGTTACAGGCTACTGTTCCACATAAAAGGCAGCCTTGAGTAATTCCTTGGTATAGGCCTGCTCAGGCTGATTGAAGATGCGGTCTGCCATGCCCTGTTCTACAATCTTTCCGTTGCGCATTACTACCAGCTCATCAGCCAACGAGCGGAGCACCCGCAGGTCATGGGTGATGAAGATATAGGTCATGCCGTAGCTTTCCTGGAGGCGTTTCAGCAGGGCGATGATCTGGGCCTGGATCGTGGTGTCCAGGGCAGAGGTGGGCTCATCAAGGATGAGCAGCTCTGGCTTGAGAATGATGGCCCGGGCAATGGCGATGCGCTGGCGTTGGCCACCGGAAAATTCATGGGGAAAGCGATTGGCCACATCCGGGTCAAGCTCCACTTCTTCCAGAGCCTGCCGGACCAGGAGGTTGCGCTCTGCTCTGCTATGCCCTGAATTATGCACCTGTAAGCCTTCGGCAATAATCTGTTCAATGGTCATTCGGGGCGAGAGCGAGGAAAACGGGTCCTGAAAAACGATTTGCATCCGTTTGCGCAATGGTCGCATTTGGCGGTTACTCAAGTCCGAGAGCAACAGGCCTTGCTCTTCTCCTCCCTGCGTAAAGTATCGCACTGTTCCCTTGAAGGCCTGAAGTTTCAGCAGACAAAAGGCCAAGGTACTTTTCCCAGAGCCTGATTCCCCGATAATCCCCAAAGTTGTTCCTTGGCGGACCGTCAGCTCGACATTGTCCACCGCCTTGAGCACGGTCTTCTTTCTTTTAAAACGCCTCTCTTTGAAGAATCCTTCCCAGGATCTCCTGACCACAAACTCGCAATCGATATTTTGCAGCTGAACAAGCGGCCTTCCTTGGGCAGCGGGCTGATGGTGCAGGTTCGGAATCGCATTAAGGAGTTTACGGGTGTAATCCTGCTGGGGATTTTCGAACAAGGCCTCGGTGCTGTTCTGCTCCACAATCCGTCCCTTGTGCATAATAGATACGCTCTCTGCCGCCTTGCGGACCAGGGGGAGGTCATGGGTGATGAGCAGCACCGCCATGTTAAATTCTTTTTGCAGATCCTTGATCAGGTCAATGATCTGGGCCTGAATCGTCACGTCAAGGGCGGTGGTGGGTTCGTCTGCGATAAGCAGGGCAGGGCGACAGGCCAGGGCCATTGCGATCATGACCCGCTGGCGTTGCCCGCCGGAGAGCTGATGAGGATAGGAGGAAAGTCGGTGTGCGGGATCAGGAATGCCGGTGCGTTCCAGCAGGCTTATGGCCTCCCGATCTGCCTCTTCTTTGCCCAGTTTACGGTGTTTGATCAGGGGCTCTGTGAGCTGCTGCCCAATGGTGTAGACCGGGTTGAGCGAGGTCATGGGCTCCTGAAAGATCATGGCGATATCATTTCCCCGCACGGCCTGGATGCCCTTCCGGCTCAGTTGCAGCAGGTCCTGCCCATTGAAGAGGATTTTCCCTTCATAACGTACCTTGGCCACATCCTCAAGCAGGCGTAGGAGAGACATCGCTGTAACGGATTTTCCAGAACCGGATTCTCCAACCAGGGCATGGGTCTTTCCCTGCTCAATACTCAGGTTGATATCGTACAGGATGCGGCTGTCACCGCCGATTTCCTGGTCTGAACAGAAGGTCAGCGAAAGATTATCAATGGTAAGTAGGGTATTCATGAGAGAAATGTACCGTATGGAAGCAGGCAGAGCAAGGGCTATGCTTGGGAGGAGACTGATTTTTGCTCAAGATCGTGAAAAAAGACTGTGCCAAAGTCAGTCCAGGGCGAGTAAAAAGTATTCGGACAGAAAGGTAAATCGAGTATAAACGATCCGTCTCTTAAACAGAAAAAGATCTCTCGTGATAGGAAGTATTATTATATCATGTGCTACGCTGAAGTAGAGGCGCCGCCCGGAAAGATGGCATGAATTTAGCATGGAAAAATATATATATTCAGGTATGATTATTTTTCTTCTCTTTTGCAAAGAAAAAAAGGGAGGGGAAGAATATATGCGGCTCAGGGAAATTCACAGGACGCCAAGTTCATCTTACATGGTGAAGAGAGGGGGAAAGCATGAATTGTTGGGAGTATAAGAAATGTGGGCGGGAAAAAGGAGGGGTCAATGCTCAGAAAAAAGGAATTTGCCCGGCCTTTCCTGATCACGGTACGGGCTGTGCCAGGATTGCAGGCACCTTGTGCGGGGGCAAGGTGCAGGGGGAGTTCGTTATGAAGCTTCTTTCTTGTATGAAATGTGATTTTTATAAGAGTGAAAATTACGATAAATCATATGGAAAAGTGTTTGAGATGGATTGACCCCCTTGTTCCCTTTCTTAAGAAAAGTTGTTTTGCTGCTGCAATGCAGCGCTGATTTCTGCGATAGCCAGCAATGTTAAACAACAAGAGGCCGTTACCCACAAGGTTGACGGCCTCTTGTATTTCTGCGCCTTGCGTTTTCCCTTCTGTAGATTATGATTCTGCCATCAAGTGGTAATTTGTCAGGGTGATATATCTCACAGTCTCCAATCCTCCATATTTTTCATGCGAAAAAAAGAGCCTCTGTCCCGCACCTTTTCTCGGGAATTAACCGAATCCTGCCTGGTAGCCCAAGGAAGTAGGATTATTAGTGCCGTTTCCGGTGGGCCGGATTCTATGGCCCTGTTACACCTTTTGGCCGCAGTGCAACAGTCTGTAGGTCTTGCACTGACAGCAGTCTGGGTGGACCACGGTCTGCGCCCGGAAGAAACGCCCCAGGAAGAACGGACCGTGATGCTTGCAGCGGAAAAATTACAGGTTGCCTGTGTCAGGCACCGGGTTGATGCAGCATCCTATGCCCGCGAGCAGGGGATTTCTCTGGAACATGCTGCCCGTGATCTGCGCTATGCTGCCCTGCGCACCACGGCCCGTGAGGTCGGGGCAGAGTACATTGCTGTGGCCCATACCGCAGATGATCAGGCCGAAGAGATCTTGTTACGGCTCCTGCGGGGCAGCGGCAGAGAAGGGCTTGCTGGCATGCGGATGCGGAGCAGGGATCTGATACGTCCTTTGCTGAATATCGAGAAAAAGGACCTTCTGGCTTGGTTGACGGAGCAGGAAATCCCCTTCTGTTTTGATTCCTCCAATGACGATATGCGCTTTTTGCGAAACCGGGTACGTCACCAACTTTTGCCTTTTATTGAGGAGCATTTTGAGGGAGGAGTGAAGAAGTCCCTGCGCAAAACTGCGGATAGTCTGGCTGAGGACGAGGCGCTTCTGGCCGCATTGACCGCAGAGGCAGAGCAGAAAACAATCCGTGTATTATCCCCTTTAAAAAATTCCGGTGAGTCTCCCGAATTATCGAAAATTCAACTTCTCCGTACACCGTTTTGCAGCCTGCATCCTGCCTTGCAGCGCCGGGTGGTGGAGCGCCTGCTCTGGAAAATAGGAGGCAGGGCAGGCTATGATCATATCTTGTTGGTGATTAAGGCGGCTGAGAGCGGTCGCACCAACAGCGAGCTTCATCTTGGGAAAGGCCTGCGGGTTGGCGTGTTTCGGGACCGGCTGGAGTTTTCTTATCCAATGGGACAGAGAGCCTGGAGGGGGAGATTGTTTGGGGATGCCTGATGAGGCTGGAGGACGTTAACCGAGCTCTCAAATTGAGGGGTTTTCGGGTGATCTTTATAAGTCACTATGTGGTCTTGGCGATGGTTTCCCACGATTATCAAAAGTACTTGGTTGATAAGTGCCTTCAAATTTTGCAATCAGTGCTTTTCTTACCCGATCATAACTTTTAAACAGTTCATACCAAATTGAAAAGTGTCCATCTGAATGAGCACACTCTACGATCATTTCCAACATTTCATCTGATTGTTGTTTCTTCCAGTTATCCATTGATTTATTTGCTTTTAACCAGGCTGACTGGATAGCAATCCAACGCTTATCACCAGGGGTAGGTTCTTTGTTGGGTTTCCCTGGAAATTTATCAAGTCCTAGTAAGTCTATAGTATTTTGGGCCTTAATTTTTTGCTTGTAAGACAGTGAGGATTTAGGCTCAATGATGTCTGGTGTTGGATGGTATTGAAACGCATTAATTGTATTGTCAATATCTGGCCAATAGTAATCTGTTCTTGATGAATTTTTGTCGCTTTTATTGCTTTTCCCATTGCAATGGAAGCATGCTAACAGGAAATTATCCCAATCCAGTTTTGCGCCTCCTTTGGATAACGGAATAACATGGTCGATATTAATGCTATTCATCACTTTCATTTCGCAGTATGAACAACACCAATCAATTTTATTGGCCAAATCATTTCGGGCATCTTGATAGTTTGTATATACTTGAGGAGCACTCCCTTTGTCTACCGGTCTCATATCGAATTGTCAGTATTTTTCAATAATTTTTCTTGTTCAATAATAGCCATAAATGCGGTATCCTTTGCAAAAGGAAGCATCGCTTTATCCAGTTCCGATTTTAGCTCAGGTGTATCAGTTCCTTCTTTTACAGCTTTGTAATATTTTGTTGCAATGTTAAACATGTGCTGACGACTTTTGCTCCACTGTGGATTTTTAACATCTTGGATCTCCTCAGCAATATCCTCAATGCTCAGATTGTTTCCTTGGCCTTTAGTGGCTCTCGCATTATCTTTCAATTTGATAAGTTGATCAAATTCCGTTTCCTGAATTAAAAACGGCGAATGAGTCGTGGTTATAAATTGAATTTTTGGGAATGTTTTTTTAAAACCTGCGATTATTTTTCTTTGCCACTCCGGGTGTAAGTGTAAATCCAGTTCATCAATCAAAACAATTCCAGTCGTTTCTTGTAAGGCATCTCCCTTTAGGTGAGGATTCAATGTAACGCACTTAAAGGCGATATCAGCAATCAAAGCAAAGAAATTTCTAGTGCCATCACTTAAATGTGCAAAGGGGAGGGTTCTACCATCTTTTAAAGTAATTTTTAATCCTTCGGGCTTGTCAGGATCAAATTCAAAATAAATATTCTCGCAGTCAGGAATGTTGTTGACAATAGCTTCTTTTACTAAGGCGTAATTGATATCTGTAGTGCCTTTTTGGATTTTTGCTAACTCTTTTCCTTTGAACCATTTAATAAACTGCTTAAAGGTCATTTTTGCTTTTAAGCATTGGTTGTAGGCTCGAAGACGAGAAGCAATTTTAGGATTCTTATTTTCTTTTTTTCTTGTATTTCTGGCTTCATCAAATAATCTGCCTGTAGCATAATAGGCTAAAATAGGAAGATTTATTTGCTCACCATTACGGATATGATAGTCATACTCGGAGCCAATTTTTTTTATAGACATGGCTCCTCTTGTTAAGGTTTTACTCTTAAAACTTGTTAATTCTCTT contains:
- a CDS encoding HNH endonuclease signature motif containing protein; amino-acid sequence: MRPVDKGSAPQVYTNYQDARNDLANKIDWCCSYCEMKVMNSINIDHVIPLSKGGAKLDWDNFLLACFHCNGKSNKSDKNSSRTDYYWPDIDNTINAFQYHPTPDIIEPKSSLSYKQKIKAQNTIDLLGLDKFPGKPNKEPTPGDKRWIAIQSAWLKANKSMDNWKKQQSDEMLEMIVECAHSDGHFSIWYELFKSYDRVRKALIAKFEGTYQPSTFDNRGKPSPRPHSDL
- the tilS gene encoding tRNA lysidine(34) synthetase TilS — protein: MRKKEPLSRTFSRELTESCLVAQGSRIISAVSGGPDSMALLHLLAAVQQSVGLALTAVWVDHGLRPEETPQEERTVMLAAEKLQVACVRHRVDAASYAREQGISLEHAARDLRYAALRTTAREVGAEYIAVAHTADDQAEEILLRLLRGSGREGLAGMRMRSRDLIRPLLNIEKKDLLAWLTEQEIPFCFDSSNDDMRFLRNRVRHQLLPFIEEHFEGGVKKSLRKTADSLAEDEALLAALTAEAEQKTIRVLSPLKNSGESPELSKIQLLRTPFCSLHPALQRRVVERLLWKIGGRAGYDHILLVIKAAESGRTNSELHLGKGLRVGVFRDRLEFSYPMGQRAWRGRLFGDA
- a CDS encoding AAA family ATPase, with protein sequence MIIKELALKNFRGYQEIVISLHSRFNLIIGDNGSGKTAILEALTVAMGSLFLGIKNTDSRHILPKDVHIKTFEHSEEFLWPVCVSASGVVNGKEIAWKRELTSFKSKTLTRGAMSIKKIGSEYDYHIRNGEQINLPILAYYATGRLFDEARNTRKKENKNPKIASRLRAYNQCLKAKMTFKQFIKWFKGKELAKIQKGTTDINYALVKEAIVNNIPDCENIYFEFDPDKPEGLKITLKDGRTLPFAHLSDGTRNFFALIADIAFKCVTLNPHLKGDALQETTGIVLIDELDLHLHPEWQRKIIAGFKKTFPKIQFITTTHSPFLIQETEFDQLIKLKDNARATKGQGNNLSIEDIAEEIQDVKNPQWSKSRQHMFNIATKYYKAVKEGTDTPELKSELDKAMLPFAKDTAFMAIIEQEKLLKNTDNSI
- a CDS encoding dipeptide ABC transporter ATP-binding protein, producing MNTLLTIDNLSLTFCSDQEIGGDSRILYDINLSIEQGKTHALVGESGSGKSVTAMSLLRLLEDVAKVRYEGKILFNGQDLLQLSRKGIQAVRGNDIAMIFQEPMTSLNPVYTIGQQLTEPLIKHRKLGKEEADREAISLLERTGIPDPAHRLSSYPHQLSGGQRQRVMIAMALACRPALLIADEPTTALDVTIQAQIIDLIKDLQKEFNMAVLLITHDLPLVRKAAESVSIMHKGRIVEQNSTEALFENPQQDYTRKLLNAIPNLHHQPAAQGRPLVQLQNIDCEFVVRRSWEGFFKERRFKRKKTVLKAVDNVELTVRQGTTLGIIGESGSGKSTLAFCLLKLQAFKGTVRYFTQGGEEQGLLLSDLSNRQMRPLRKRMQIVFQDPFSSLSPRMTIEQIIAEGLQVHNSGHSRAERNLLVRQALEEVELDPDVANRFPHEFSGGQRQRIAIARAIILKPELLILDEPTSALDTTIQAQIIALLKRLQESYGMTYIFITHDLRVLRSLADELVVMRNGKIVEQGMADRIFNQPEQAYTKELLKAAFYVEQ